The DNA region tgaatctacactacctgaggatgcttcaacacaagtttcagctttcctgggtgattagtttctgagaagaagattttaaaagatttactctatatatttctatgtaaaactttaacaccccccccccccgaatgtGGCCTCAAcctaccccagggatcatgattttcacaactttgaatctacactgcctgaggatgcttccacacaagtttcagcttgcctggctgattagtttctaagaagaagaattttaaagatttactctatatattcctatgtaaaacttcgaccctccattgtgccccaccctaccctcagggatcatgattttcacaactttgaatctgcactacctgaggatgcttccacataagtttcagctttcctggctgattagtttctgagaagaagattttaaagattcactctatatataaattcctatgtaaaacttcgacccccccattgtggccccaccctacccctgggggtcatgattttcacaactttgaatctacactacttgaggatgcttccacacaagtttcagctttcctggctgattagtttctgagaagaagatttttaaagatttactctatatattcctatgtaaaacttcgaccccccccccccccattgtggccccaccctacccccgggggtcatgaatttcacaactttgaatctacactacctgaggatgcttcaacacaagtttcagctttcctggctgattagtttctgagaagaagattttaaaagatttactctatatatttctatgtaaaactttaacaccccccccccccccccccgaatgtGGCCTCAAcctaccccagggatcatgattttcacaactttgaatctacactgcctgaggatgcttccacacaagtttcagcttgcctggctgattagtttctaagaagaagaattttaaagatttactctatatattcctatgtaaaacttcgaccctccattgtgccccaccctaccctcagggatcatgattttcacaactttgaatctgcactacctgaggatgcttccacataagtttcagctttcctggctgattagtttctgagaagaagattttaaagattcactctatatataaattcctatgtaaaacttcgaccccccattgtggccccaccctacccctgggggtcatgattttcacaactttgaatctacactacttgaggatgcttccacacaagtttcagctttcctggctgattagtttctgagaagaagatttttaaagatttactctatatattcctatgtaaaacttcgaccccccattgtggccccagcctacccctgggggtcatgaatttcacaactttgaatctacactacctgagaatgcttccacgcaagtctcagctttcctggctgattagtttctgagaagaagatttttaaagatttactctatatattcctatgtaaaacttcgaccccccattgtggccccattcacatccaggggtcatgaatttcacaactttgaatctacactacctgaggatgcttccacatgagtttcagctttcctggctgataaatttctgagaagaagatttttaaagatttactctatatattcctatgtaaaacttcgaccccccattgtggccccgccctacccctgggggtcatgattttcacaactttgaatctatactacctgaggatgcttccacacaagtttcagctttcctggctgattagtttctgagaagaagattttaaaagatttactctatatattcctatgtaaaacttcgaccccccattgtggccccagcctacccctgggggtcatgaatttcacaactttgaatctgcactacctgaggatgcttccactcaagtttcagctttcctggctgattagtttctgagaagaagattttaaaagatttactctatatattcctatgtaaaactttgacccttcattgtggccccaccctacccccgggggtcatgaatttcacaactttgaatctacactacctgaggatgcttccacacaagtttcagctttcttggctttctggttcttgagaagaagatttttgaaaatttctcgaaatttttcattaatttctaattatctccccgtGAAAACaagtgtggcccttaattttcacaactttgaatcccctttgcctaaggatgatttgtgccaagtttggttgaaattggcctagtagttcttgagaagatgttgaaaatgtgaaaagtttacggacagacggacagacagacagacggacagacagacagacggacaacagacaaaatgtgatcagaatagctcacttgagctttcagctcaggtgagctaaaaaagtgtggaaaactgaagtgggacagacagacggacggacggacagacagacggactgacggacgcagaggaaagctatagtcccctccggtgaaaaccggtaggggactaataataattttcttatcAAGAACTTCAATATTACAATTTGTAACATACTTGTCTGCCAAAAGGCCCTTATATATTGAAGATGCttaattttaacatgtaaataacaataacaattGTGGAACTGGTATATGACCATTCAATAATCATGTGGAAGTTGTCAGTTATCTGAAAGTGCTCTGAAACAGGACCATATAGAAAATCTTTGGTTACCTGAAAGTGCTCTGGAATAGGACCAAATGGAAAGCTGACATTGAGACTCTTGACGTCGTCTCTTTCTCTCAGGTCTGTCCAGGGATTCCAGGCTACAGATGGTAATCCCCGAGGTTTGGTATGAAACTTTGCAAGCTTGATTTCATCAAGAGGATAGAgctctgagaaaaaaaaaccccaacagaATTACCCTGAGTTAAGTATCAATTAGAAAGGATTAATTcagataatcaataaaatcaactcccgtcagctCATCAGAACATGTACTTTGATTCTtaacattgttaatttaataCCTACTCAGATACTCCTGAGGAAATTTAAATGGGATATGTGGTTTGTGGTAACCCAATGCCAGAAAAAATGGCTGACTTTCATTGGACAGTTTTTCAATAAACTTCACAGCATGCTGGGTAGACTGGATATCTGGCAGGGTGTGCTCTGGTTGAGTGGACACATTGACTGGACAAACAACATTCATTTGTAGCTTGCCTCCTGCGCCAGGACAAACCTATCATAACAAAGCTAGTGAAACTTTGCTACCATCAGCAGCTAATTAAAGGTCTTTGTTTATAACTTTTGGAAGTGTAATAGTACCAATAATTAACTGAGTACAACGTACAATTCACTGACCTTTTTCATTTTGTACTGCTGAGTGGACGGTAAGTAGGGGGGCACTGACCAGCTGTAGGGATAATCTGTTGTCTTTCCAGAAACTATTCCTGTAGATCATCATTTATCACAGTGAAATCAATTATTGAATTCAATCCTATTTGATTATCTGTGATGAGCATTGctcttattaataaaaaaaaagtctgtTTATCATAGCTAGTGTTATATCAGCAAAGCCTCCAGTATTCTATATTCAGACGTTGGGACcaatcttttatatttacattttccagtgtctttgcctgtgataacactacgtattgattttgtactataaaatccataacttcaaatgacgtataattgaggcgccagcggggtttgcttatttatatttaaatatcatttaatcgTATAAtggcataaaattatataaatataagtaataaggaatcattctttgaatattatgaggtgataattactgtcggggcgtgatcaaatccaataaagcctgaaCAAAAAATGGTACTGGGCCACTTCCAACTGGAGGTGCCATTCGCagattgatttaaaatatttgtgagtcaaatcaaatgtttaaattttaactcaaatttaataaataataataacaaccgTAACTATAATTCATGGAATCCACAATTTACTacataattaatatataaaattatttttatgggTTCATATATCCCTTAAACAGAACATATTTTATCGAACTGTCAAGATttgttttgcaatttaaaattcCGCAAGAATGTAGAGTCTATTACCAATCTTTATCAGTgtgattattaaaatttgaagtAGAATTCTATTTTTAGCAATATTGGTGAActacatttatattatataaatcaaaaattgaGCAGAGAATGCTGCTTCCTGATGGAGGCTACATAATGTCTCATTTCCATGACTTTTCCTGGCAAGTAAAATGTCAAAACCATTAAAATAAGCCAGTATGCACAAAAACGTTAGATAATTTAGACTAGGATCAGGGTAGAATAAACTTTTCAGTATTTAGTAATGTAGATAAAAGGGGGAACGAAAAACTAATCACatacagaaagaaaataaagctGGATTTGAAATTGAACCTAATAATTCTTCTGCAATAGTCAGGAGTACATGAACTTAGTACTGCTAAGCTACCACACTGTTGCACAATGTATCACAACATGACTCCCTTGTAATCCGTGTATTACCTGGGTGAAATATTTTCCCAAAGGACTCTGTGTGATAGCCATGCTCCTTAAAATACTGTGGAAGTGTTGTGTAGTTGCCAGCCGACTTTCGCCAGTAATAATGTACATCCCAAAGTTTTGTGGTGTCTGGCCGACGACTTGTTAAAAAGGAGGTCCTGCTGGGTCCACATAGAGCTTGCTAGTCAAACAaaatatcagtacatgtatattaaattcaGTCTTGTTGAAGAATTGTAGAAAGCATTTTAAATGCCatactaaataaatgaaaaccatATGGAAAAGTTTTTTTGGGGTTGATTTAATTTATTGCAATAACTATAAGTTGACATATGAGAATTCAAACTAATTAAATGCTCAAAactatattctttaaattccctTCATGACTTTTAAAgtgctttctgattggctgaaaatatttaattcattttatatctTATAGAGAGTTGTCTAAATCACAATAAAGTAACATCAAAAACGTATCAACTCGCCTGTGGTTAAGCacaatttattgtcatattcaTGGTTTATAAAGTGTAAATTGCCCAAATTCAGTTTTATATTATAACACATATAAATTAATTGGTAGCTATTTTTACTCCTTAAGAAAATTTCAGAGTAAAGTCTACCTGTGTGTATGCCCTGTTAAAGACTACCGAGTTCCTAGCCAAGTTATCCATGTTCGGAGCAATAATCAACTGGTTTCCATAACTCCTCATAATAGGCCGAAAATCGTCCAATACGATGAATAATATATTTGGTCTTCCTGCAATACCGAATATCactaaataaatcatatattgtAATCTGTTAAAAAAGACACAAACATGTAATTTACGTTACATCTAagttaaaaacttgaaagttctTGATGttctttagaaaaataattctGACAGTTGCAATGATTTATATGTAAGAACAACAActctattttattatatatttggaTTAGGAGTCTGAAATGCATAGTGTGTATTCCATTTGATGGGCAATTGATTACCGATATTATCCCTGTACTCCACTACTAAAGAATACTAGAACAGTAACCAACAGCAATGGATTTGCAAATTCACTAACGTTACACTGCTTTCTTGATTAATGCAGGCAGGAATTTCGTGAAACGCGGGTTTAAATCATGCCACCTTAACTAACAATGCAACTAAGGTGTAACTCTAAGGTGGAAGTTCGATGATTTTATCAAATAGTTAATAAGAAATACCATATTAccaccaaatttaaaaaaagtatacatATAACACTTCTGAATAATATATTACCGCAGCATGTAAACTTTAGGACCAGCACTTGCACGAGAAGGAAAACTGTCTGACGGCCGCCCGCGCACCACTGTGTCCACATCTTTTATTTTCTGTACAATGTGGTCAGGTTTCCATCCTCATACTATATCATAAGTATTGTTTTTGCGTCTGCGCCCATCTCCATACGAGTATTTTTTTTGCGTCTGCACACAAGTCCAAATCTTCTACTTTCAGTTTAGCTCAGTTTTTAATTAATGCGTATATATTATTAGAATATAAACATGCGGGCATAATAAATCCGAATAAACCCAAGTAGGTATAACGTtatgtaacatattttttagtgtaattacaaataaattttaattatataattatatatttttgttcaggAGACGAATCTAAACAATATCTCATAtactataaaatcaaagtattgaaagtACTGCAAGCTGGGCTTTTCAATTCACTTTTTACTCTGTCcagagtttttgcttccaccacattttgctgaatatctcgataatcataaatacctttgtgctcaaactacgttcatccactaatatgaaaaatgtccagattatctgttttcggtttcaatacacattccaaaataaaaagtctgcggggattttgcattgcatcagccatttaTGAGCCCAGATGATAACTTCGAAAAATTGTGCAAAGTATCCCGAGCGCTCCAAACGGaggaaagatgtaaacatttcccattataaatctccgtaagaaatttgtttttgttcttgtGAAcatttatgagtgaaaaatgataattgcacaatgaagatatcttggataaattcccttttttcaatttcacatgtatttcttttacaggtatgtgtatttttattaaaaatcatgaGCATTAGAAccggggggctaggggggcttagcccccctcccccacttttcTTGCAAAATTAGACCTATCcatcaggcacatagcatcagggaagggccagccccccccacactttttctcgcagcaaacataattttttctaaatttactattaaaaattctttatttttacttcttctttttcttttcttgtggagttatgtccccccccccccccccaaaaaaaaacaagattaggattttgaagatttcaaGATTTCTGTTTCTGATGATTATTCTCGCCATATCGGAATTATGATACATCATTTGTCAACAACTACTCCTATCAAACATGTTTGAGTGAGGTCAGACCAGGcattgataatggagatcaggccccggggccataaaacttagacgagcttacttatgatctaagtctcacttttacaaaaggaacatatagtggaaaagtgagactgagatcaaaagtgagctcgtctaagttttatggccccggggccaggcTCTGGTATTACATTCTAGTTATCTAGATAAATGCAGGTACTTGAAAGTCATACTTGTAAAATCAAAAGATCTAGATTTtgctctttttaaaaatatcaaaaaaattaacaaacagtTTTCTTACTCTATATTTGTATACAACTTCTGTCCAGTTCAAAGTACCAGTACCATAGTAAAAAGcataaattttattcataagCAAAATATTCTAATGAAAGAAACATAGTGTAACGCTCGGAACGCTTGCCTTGTGTTGAGAACAAAACGATGtaaagtttataatttattcaaCCATAAATAACAtgacacaaatacatgtaacaacgccgttcaaaaagaaaatcagaCAAGTCTCAACCCTTGGGACGATAGCAAAATCGGTACCATTACCGACACAAAATTATATCCTATACGTAAAATCCCCCGaccaaaataaaacttaaaggCTCTCGATAAAATACGAATTAATATCTCCGCTACTAGTTACAACTACTAGTATACAGCGAAAATATTCCTTAACTCTCTATAAATCGAAATAACTAGTACTGAACtagtaaatatgaattaaactaGCGCTATAACtagtaataataattaattaaacccTATTACTATAAATGTACTTCAGTCACTTAGATACTGAAATAGTACGCACCTTATAATATGCTGCAAAATTTGTGTGTACTTCCCGACACACAACAAAAAGGAGAGAGCACCCGTTTCTCAGTGTCCAGGGTATTTATAGAGTGCTAAAAGCAGACGACAAATTACAACCAATAAGATAAGTTAATCCCATCCCGTTAACAAGATTATCCAATCACAGTTAATCCCCATCCCGTAAAAGAATCTCGGTCTCGTATCAATTAACGTGAAAATATTACAGTACAGTAAAtaagtaaaacaatttaaagttaattattAAACACAAAAATTTAAGTATTGTATAATCGATATAAAcaagtaaattaaatttatcCGCCAAAAGGTACTTCGTTACAAAAATAGAATACGGAACTATGGGTAATTCCGAGAAagatgaagaagaaaaatgGCGGCAACGTAAACAACCAAGGCATGTGTGGGAAAAACAAAGAACTACAGGAAGTGCACTGCCTGTCGTGACAAACTACTTCAAGTTGGAGATGATTCCCGACGGGCAAAGGTACTAATAAGaaagattattt from Crassostrea angulata isolate pt1a10 chromosome 7, ASM2561291v2, whole genome shotgun sequence includes:
- the LOC128156856 gene encoding iduronate 2-sulfatase-like, whose protein sequence is MWTQWCAGGRQTVFLLVQVLVLKFTCCGRPNILFIVLDDFRPIMRSYGNQLIIAPNMDNLARNSVVFNRAYTQQALCGPSRTSFLTSRRPDTTKLWDVHYYWRKSAGNYTTLPQYFKEHGYHTESFGKIFHPGIVSGKTTDYPYSWSVPPYLPSTQQYKMKKVCPGAGGKLQMNVVCPVNVSTQPEHTLPDIQSTQHAVKFIEKLSNESQPFFLALGYHKPHIPFKFPQEYLKLYPLDEIKLAKFHTKPRGLPSVAWNPWTDLRERDDVKSLNVSFPFGPIPEHFQKLMIQSYYASVSYVDNLLGEVFAALEKKGLSGNTITLLTGDHGWALGENQEWSKFSNFEVTTRVPLLVSVPGVTGKPLSGTLKYSSSDKDWPDRTMVKYNQYKISDGLVELVDIFPSLVELAGLPILKTCPQTSFNITICTEGCSFVPLIKNATSPHTVIKNWKSAVFSQYPRPSLQPEADSDQPRAVDSRVMGYSIRTDSHRYTEWIQFYPNNFTVNWNNVYARELYSQVTDSEDHHNLASDPRYLDIVHKLAVKLRQGWRAALPLLNQT